In a single window of the Chondrocystis sp. NIES-4102 genome:
- a CDS encoding tetratricopeptide repeat protein yields MLPLVIAICGAASAVAGVLTTQAVKEKDRQVVQRYEKVNAELINSRDKLQQRYYELSDKSKEQINDLNLKLAESEMEKDLVYLALNLYHELMALREDIDINPCLEVLVQFHKAIALTNYVLQQLDKRLVPVTQDYFSRTLTRIDERDNLSKEQLFSFMAVLMNPQNNTVSSLLGEVQNEMFSQQYIEVKQQDDSDSYKDQEDISEELEGYQADLADYTKAIELDPHDASNYISRGNIYQELEDYESALADYTKAIELDPHDASNYRVRGNIYQELEDYESALADCTKAIELYPNDAYNYRVRGNFYTKLEDYQAALADYTKAIELNPNDDVAYYCRGGVYEELEDYQAALADYTKAIELDPNDAYNYVSRGNFYKKLEDYQAALADYTKAIELDPNNDYAYYCRGGVYEELEDYQAALADYTKAIELNPNNYAAYYFRGVVYAELEDYQAALADYTKAIELNPNNDAAYYCRGGVYAELKDYQAALADYTKAITLNPHDASNYVSRGNIYNDLKNYKAALSNFNKAIELDPNNDYAYFCRGVVYAELQDYQSALADYTKAIELDPNDDYLLVQKRCLRKLENPTGLVESVIDTVFSWFD; encoded by the coding sequence ATGTTACCTCTAGTTATAGCAATCTGTGGTGCTGCTAGTGCAGTCGCAGGTGTACTTACAACTCAAGCAGTTAAGGAAAAAGATCGACAAGTTGTCCAACGATATGAAAAAGTTAATGCAGAATTAATTAACAGTCGAGATAAATTACAGCAGCGTTATTACGAACTCTCCGATAAAAGTAAAGAGCAAATAAACGATCTAAACCTTAAATTAGCTGAGTCGGAAATGGAAAAAGACTTAGTGTATTTAGCCTTGAATTTATATCACGAATTAATGGCTTTAAGAGAAGATATAGATATCAATCCTTGTCTTGAAGTTTTAGTACAATTTCATAAAGCGATCGCTCTTACTAATTATGTTTTACAACAGCTTGATAAACGTTTAGTTCCAGTCACTCAAGATTATTTCAGTCGAACTCTTACTCGTATTGATGAAAGAGACAATCTTAGTAAGGAACAACTTTTTAGTTTTATGGCTGTGTTGATGAATCCTCAGAACAATACTGTATCTTCTCTTTTAGGTGAAGTTCAGAATGAAATGTTTTCTCAACAATATATAGAAGTAAAACAACAGGATGATTCGGATAGCTATAAAGATCAAGAGGATATTAGCGAAGAGTTAGAAGGCTATCAAGCTGACTTAGCTGATTACACTAAGGCAATTGAACTAGATCCTCATGATGCCTCTAACTACATATCTAGAGGTAATATCTATCAGGAGTTAGAAGATTATGAATCTGCCTTAGCTGATTACACTAAGGCAATTGAACTAGATCCTCATGATGCATCTAACTACAGAGTTAGAGGTAATATCTATCAGGAGTTAGAAGATTATGAATCTGCCTTAGCTGATTGTACTAAAGCAATTGAACTATATCCTAATGATGCATATAACTATAGAGTTAGAGGTAATTTTTATACAAAGTTGGAAGACTATCAAGCTGCCTTAGCTGACTATACTAAAGCAATTGAACTTAATCCTAATGATGATGTTGCTTACTACTGTCGAGGTGGTGTTTACGAAGAGTTAGAAGACTATCAAGCTGCCTTAGCTGATTACACTAAAGCAATTGAACTAGATCCTAATGATGCATATAACTACGTATCTAGAGGTAATTTTTATAAAAAGTTAGAAGACTATCAAGCTGCCTTAGCTGACTATACTAAAGCAATTGAACTTGATCCTAATAATGACTATGCTTACTACTGTCGAGGTGGTGTTTACGAAGAGTTAGAAGACTATCAAGCTGCCTTAGCTGATTACACTAAAGCAATTGAACTTAATCCTAATAATTATGCTGCTTACTACTTTCGAGGTGTTGTTTACGCAGAGTTAGAAGACTATCAAGCTGCCTTAGCTGATTACACTAAAGCAATTGAACTTAATCCTAATAATGATGCTGCTTACTACTGTCGAGGTGGTGTTTACGCAGAGTTAAAAGATTATCAAGCTGCCTTAGCTGATTATACTAAAGCTATTACACTTAATCCTCATGATGCATCTAACTACGTATCTAGAGGTAATATTTATAATGACTTAAAAAACTATAAGGCTGCCTTATCTAATTTTAATAAAGCAATTGAACTCGATCCTAATAATGACTATGCTTACTTCTGTCGAGGTGTTGTTTACGCAGAGTTACAAGACTATCAATCTGCCTTAGCTGACTATACTAAAGCAATTGAACTTGATCCTAATGATGATTATTTATTGGTACAAAAGCGGTGTTTACGAAAACTAGAAAATCCTACTGGATTAGTTGAAAGTGTAATTGACACAGTATTCAGTTGGTTTGATTGA
- a CDS encoding thiamine pyrophosphate protein TPP binding domain protein, with the protein MGELNVAEVLVQCLENEEVEYVFGLPGEENLHILEALRDSSIEFITTRHEQGAAFMADVYGRLTGKAGVCLSTLGPGATNLMTGVADANLDGAPLVAITGQVGTDRMHIESHQYLDLVAMFAPITKWNAQIVRPDTTPEIVRKAFKVAQAEKPGAVHIDLPENIAAMSLQAKPLLRDNREKTYASTRSLNSAAAAISKAQNPLILAGNGVIRGHASEALTEFATQLNIPVANTFMGKGAIPYTHPLSLWTLGLQQRDLISCAFDEADLVIAIGYDLIEYSPKKWNPQGDKKIIHIDESRAEIDSSYIPLVEVFGDISDSLNEIVKRADRQGKKTASAQNLRIQIKEDYELYASDQGFPVKPQKIIYDLRQVMGPEDIVISDVGAHKMWMARHYHCDCPNTCIISNGFAAMGIAIPGAMAAKLVNRDRKVVAVTGDGGFMMNCQELETALRVNTPFVTLIFNDNGYGLIEWKQINQFGHSTSVDFGNPDFVKFAESMGLKGYRVEAAADLIPILKKALADDVPAVIDCPVDYKENLRFSQKSGDLSCEIQL; encoded by the coding sequence ATGGGCGAATTAAATGTGGCAGAAGTTTTAGTTCAATGTTTAGAAAATGAAGAAGTAGAATATGTCTTTGGTCTTCCTGGGGAAGAAAATTTACACATTCTCGAAGCATTAAGGGATTCTTCTATTGAGTTTATTACCACTCGTCATGAACAGGGTGCTGCTTTTATGGCGGATGTTTATGGTCGTCTGACAGGTAAAGCAGGAGTATGTCTATCCACCTTGGGCCCTGGGGCAACTAATCTGATGACTGGGGTAGCAGATGCTAATTTGGATGGTGCGCCCTTAGTAGCTATTACAGGACAGGTGGGTACAGATAGAATGCACATTGAATCCCATCAATATCTTGATTTGGTAGCGATGTTTGCGCCGATCACTAAATGGAATGCTCAAATTGTCCGCCCTGATACTACTCCCGAAATTGTGCGTAAAGCTTTTAAAGTTGCCCAAGCAGAAAAACCTGGGGCAGTACATATAGACTTGCCCGAAAATATTGCTGCTATGTCTTTACAGGCTAAACCTTTACTACGAGATAATCGGGAAAAAACCTATGCTTCAACTCGTAGTCTTAATAGTGCTGCTGCTGCTATCTCCAAAGCTCAAAACCCCCTGATTTTGGCAGGTAATGGTGTAATTCGTGGTCATGCTAGTGAAGCTTTAACAGAGTTTGCTACCCAGTTAAATATTCCTGTTGCTAATACGTTTATGGGTAAAGGGGCAATTCCTTATACTCATCCTTTATCTTTGTGGACACTGGGACTACAACAAAGGGATTTGATTAGCTGTGCTTTTGATGAAGCGGATTTAGTAATTGCCATTGGTTATGACTTGATTGAATACTCCCCGAAAAAATGGAATCCTCAAGGGGATAAAAAAATTATTCATATTGATGAATCTAGGGCGGAGATAGATAGCAGTTATATTCCTTTGGTTGAGGTATTTGGAGATATTTCTGATTCCCTCAATGAGATAGTTAAAAGAGCAGACCGTCAAGGCAAAAAAACGGCTTCCGCCCAGAATTTGAGAATTCAAATAAAAGAAGATTACGAACTTTATGCTTCGGATCAAGGGTTTCCCGTTAAACCACAAAAAATTATCTATGATTTACGTCAGGTAATGGGCCCTGAAGATATCGTGATTTCCGATGTTGGCGCACATAAAATGTGGATGGCAAGACATTATCATTGTGATTGTCCCAATACTTGTATCATTTCCAATGGTTTTGCAGCTATGGGGATAGCTATACCTGGGGCAATGGCTGCTAAACTGGTAAATCGCGATCGCAAAGTAGTCGCAGTTACAGGAGACGGTGGTTTTATGATGAATTGTCAGGAATTGGAAACCGCCTTACGGGTCAATACGCCCTTTGTTACTCTCATTTTTAACGATAATGGGTATGGTTTAATTGAATGGAAACAAATTAATCAGTTTGGTCATTCTACTTCGGTGGATTTTGGTAATCCTGATTTTGTAAAATTTGCTGAGAGTATGGGGTTAAAAGGTTATCGGGTAGAAGCTGCTGCGGATTTAATTCCTATCTTAAAAAAGGCTTTGGCTGATGATGTACCTGCGGTGATTGATTGCCCTGTAGATTATAAGGAGAATCTACGCTTTTCTCAGAAATCGGGCGATTTAAGTTGCGAGATTCAGCTTTAA
- the prk gene encoding phosphoribulokinase — MTADLDRVVLIGVAGDSGCGKSTFLRRLSDLFGEEFMTVICLDDYHSLDRKGRKAAGVTALNPKANNFDLMYEQVKALKEGKAIDKPIYNHETGELDPPERIEPNKVIVIEGLHPLYDQRVRELIDFSVYLDISDEVKIQWKIQRDMAERGHTYEDVLASIKSREPDFKAYIEVQREFADVVIQVLPTNLVADKESELLRVRLIQKEGIENFKPVYLFDEGSTIDWRPCGRKLTCAYPGIKMYYGPDSFYKNEVSVLEVDGQFDNLEEMIYIESHLSNTSTGHYGEMTELLLKHKDYPGSNNGTGLFQVLVGLKMRETYEKLTAKATETANV; from the coding sequence ATGACCGCCGATTTAGACCGAGTGGTGCTTATCGGAGTAGCAGGAGACTCCGGATGTGGTAAATCAACATTTCTTCGCCGTTTAAGTGATCTTTTTGGTGAAGAGTTTATGACTGTAATTTGTTTAGATGACTATCATAGTCTAGATCGCAAAGGCAGAAAAGCAGCAGGTGTTACAGCTTTAAACCCCAAAGCCAATAACTTTGACCTAATGTATGAGCAAGTTAAAGCTCTAAAAGAAGGCAAAGCGATCGATAAACCAATTTATAATCATGAAACTGGTGAACTCGACCCTCCAGAAAGAATTGAGCCTAATAAGGTGATTGTTATTGAAGGATTACATCCTCTATATGATCAAAGAGTTCGTGAATTAATAGATTTTAGTGTTTATTTAGATATCAGCGACGAAGTTAAAATTCAGTGGAAAATTCAACGTGATATGGCTGAAAGAGGTCATACTTACGAAGACGTTTTGGCTTCTATTAAATCTCGTGAGCCTGATTTTAAAGCCTACATTGAAGTTCAAAGGGAATTCGCTGATGTTGTTATTCAAGTGTTACCCACTAACTTAGTAGCAGATAAGGAAAGTGAACTTTTAAGAGTTAGACTAATTCAAAAAGAAGGTATAGAAAACTTCAAACCTGTTTACTTGTTTGATGAAGGGTCAACTATTGACTGGCGACCTTGCGGACGTAAGCTAACTTGTGCTTATCCTGGTATTAAAATGTACTATGGCCCCGATAGTTTCTATAAAAATGAAGTATCTGTTTTAGAGGTAGATGGTCAATTCGATAATCTCGAAGAAATGATCTACATTGAAAGTCATTTAAGCAACACTAGCACAGGTCATTATGGTGAGATGACTGAGCTATTATTAAAGCATAAAGATTATCCAGGCTCTAATAATGGTACTGGTTTATTCCAAGTATTAGTTGGTCTAAAAATGCGTGAGACTTATGAGAAGCTTACAGCTAAAGCAACAGAAACTGCTAATGTATAA
- the dapF gene encoding diaminopimelate epimerase, which produces MVIEFSKYQGLGNDFILIDNRHSAEPIITSEQAVKMCDRHFGIGANGVIFALPGQEGTDYTMRIYNSDGSEPEMCGNGIRCLAKFIADLEGNTEVNISYRIQTLAGVIIPKLEANGDVTVNMGKPQLAAAAIPTTLNSDPQKVVAQSLEVGEFSWLVTAVSMGNPHCITFVDDCAAIDLEKIGPLFEHHPVFPQRTNTEFIEVIKPDYIKMRVWERGAGITLACGTGACASVVAGVLNNQCDRNCTVELPGGCLQINWSETDEQVYMTGPAVEVFKGKYL; this is translated from the coding sequence ATGGTAATCGAGTTTAGTAAATACCAAGGGTTAGGTAATGATTTTATTTTGATTGATAATCGTCATTCTGCCGAACCAATAATTACTTCTGAACAAGCAGTGAAAATGTGCGATCGCCATTTTGGCATTGGTGCTAATGGTGTCATTTTTGCCCTCCCAGGTCAGGAAGGTACAGACTACACCATGAGAATTTATAATTCCGACGGTTCAGAACCCGAAATGTGTGGTAACGGCATACGCTGTCTTGCTAAGTTTATCGCCGATCTAGAAGGAAATACAGAAGTTAATATTTCTTACAGAATTCAAACTTTGGCAGGGGTGATTATTCCTAAACTCGAAGCTAATGGGGACGTTACTGTTAATATGGGCAAACCTCAGTTAGCAGCAGCAGCAATACCTACTACTTTAAATTCAGATCCTCAAAAGGTTGTCGCCCAGTCTTTAGAAGTTGGCGAATTCTCTTGGTTAGTAACCGCCGTTAGTATGGGTAATCCTCACTGCATTACTTTTGTAGATGATTGTGCTGCTATAGATTTAGAAAAAATCGGCCCATTATTTGAACATCACCCTGTTTTTCCGCAACGCACTAATACTGAGTTTATCGAGGTAATCAAACCAGATTATATTAAGATGCGAGTTTGGGAAAGAGGCGCAGGAATTACCTTAGCTTGTGGGACGGGGGCTTGTGCGTCGGTGGTGGCTGGAGTATTAAATAATCAATGCGATCGCAATTGTACTGTGGAATTACCTGGGGGCTGTTTGCAAATTAATTGGTCAGAAACTGATGAACAGGTTTATATGACTGGGCCTGCGGTAGAAGTGTTTAAGGGAAAGTATTTATAG
- a CDS encoding photosystem I assembly protein Ycf3, whose translation MPRTQRNDNFVDKTFTVMADIILKALPTNKKAKEAFAYYRDGMSAQGDGEYAEALENYEEALTLEEDPNDRSYILYNMGLIYASNGNIDKALELYSEAIDLNPRMPQALNNIAVIYHYEGEKAKEAGDVEKAESYYDKAAEYWKQAIRIAPNNYMEAQNWLKITGRSEMDVFF comes from the coding sequence ATGCCACGCACCCAGAGAAACGATAACTTTGTAGATAAAACTTTTACCGTTATGGCAGATATCATATTAAAAGCTCTGCCTACCAATAAAAAAGCCAAAGAAGCATTTGCCTACTATCGTGATGGAATGTCTGCCCAAGGGGATGGGGAATATGCAGAAGCCTTAGAAAACTATGAAGAGGCATTAACTCTAGAAGAAGATCCCAACGATCGCAGTTATATTCTCTATAATATGGGCTTAATTTACGCAAGTAATGGCAATATTGATAAGGCTCTTGAACTTTATAGTGAAGCGATCGATCTAAATCCTCGAATGCCCCAAGCTTTAAATAATATTGCTGTGATTTATCATTACGAAGGGGAAAAGGCTAAGGAAGCAGGAGACGTGGAAAAAGCCGAGTCCTATTACGATAAAGCAGCAGAATATTGGAAGCAAGCAATTAGAATTGCACCTAATAATTATATGGAAGCCCAAAATTGGCTTAAAATTACAGGACGTTCAGAAATGGATGTATTCTTTTAA
- a CDS encoding group 1 glycosyl transferase: MSQLSKIVVNGTYLQDQASGLGVVNQNLISALLNFNQQLDFTLYSHSKYYQNHYPNQTIAVTPSLSPDRGFSGHLKRFWWYQTNLNWQLKKQQANLFFSPVPEGILFPNVAQVIMVHDLIPLKYPELNPKWQYYYRYILPIILNKSQKIIAISQHTKQDLINNYKLNPETIEVVYLGCDRNLFYPQPNLQILQKYQINKYFLYVGDMRFYKNLSRCLMAFDNLPFNDYQFVITGKKDNFFYPEIQRQTEKLAAKDRIIFLDYVPTEELPSLYSQAQALVFASLYEGFGLPILEAMACGCPVITSNVTSIPEVGGESVLYVDPYNIEDITQAMYLLITNSALRNNLIHQGQERVKSFNWSTTADRIKQILFNN, from the coding sequence ATGTCTCAATTATCTAAAATTGTTGTCAACGGCACTTATCTTCAAGATCAAGCCAGTGGTTTAGGAGTAGTTAATCAAAATTTAATTTCTGCCCTACTAAATTTTAATCAGCAATTAGATTTTACTCTTTATTCTCATAGTAAATATTACCAAAATCATTACCCCAATCAAACTATTGCCGTTACCCCATCCTTATCACCAGATCGAGGTTTTTCAGGACACTTAAAACGTTTTTGGTGGTATCAAACTAATTTAAATTGGCAATTAAAAAAGCAGCAAGCTAATTTATTTTTTTCTCCAGTCCCTGAAGGAATTCTATTTCCTAATGTTGCTCAAGTTATTATGGTACATGATTTAATTCCCTTAAAGTATCCCGAATTAAATCCTAAATGGCAATATTATTATCGTTATATTTTACCAATTATTTTAAATAAATCCCAAAAAATTATAGCGATTTCTCAACACACAAAACAAGATTTAATTAATAATTATAAGCTCAATCCAGAAACAATTGAAGTTGTATATTTAGGATGCGATCGCAATTTATTTTATCCCCAACCCAATCTTCAAATTCTCCAAAAATATCAGATAAATAAATACTTTCTCTATGTTGGGGATATGCGATTTTACAAAAATTTGTCCCGTTGTTTAATGGCTTTTGACAATCTACCTTTTAATGATTACCAGTTTGTTATCACTGGAAAAAAAGATAACTTTTTCTATCCCGAAATTCAGCGTCAAACAGAAAAATTAGCAGCAAAAGACCGCATTATCTTCTTAGATTATGTACCAACTGAAGAATTACCAAGTCTATATTCTCAAGCGCAAGCTTTAGTATTTGCTTCCCTATACGAAGGTTTCGGACTTCCCATTTTAGAGGCTATGGCTTGTGGCTGTCCTGTGATCACTTCTAATGTTACATCAATTCCCGAAGTCGGAGGCGAGAGTGTTTTATATGTTGATCCTTATAATATTGAAGATATTACCCAAGCAATGTATTTACTTATAACTAATTCCGCCCTACGTAACAACCTTATCCATCAAGGACAAGAGCGAGTAAAATCATTCAACTGGTCAACAACAGCCGATAGAATCAAACAGATATTATTCAATAATTAA
- a CDS encoding oxidoreductase FAD/NAD(P)-binding domain protein, with protein sequence MYNSNATFSTSNIQYKNRLFVYEVEGLSSNGSTERLNVPIRKSGTVFITVPYSRMNQEMRRINNLGGKIISIKPVGGDAPAHASEPASQQQADNNHESMTQAKPKKVKQDVPVNIYRPKDPFVGKCTEIYDLVEEGGIGTCRHMTFDLSGGDLHYVEGQSIGIVPPGEDKDGKPHKLRLYSIASTRHGDNLEDSTVSLCVRKLEYKDPETGEHVEGVCSSYLCNLQPGDDVAITGPVGKEMLLPEDEDANIVMIATGTGIAPFRAYLWRMFFEGDKNPDYNFKGLAWLFFGIPTTPNILYKQQLEELAEKYPDNFRLDYAISREQQNSEGGKMYIQHKIAEQADKLWELMQNPKTHTYICGLKGMEGGIDEALSAAAAKHDVNWDEYRKTMKKEHRWHVETY encoded by the coding sequence ATGTATAACTCTAATGCAACATTTTCTACTAGCAACATTCAGTATAAGAATCGTCTCTTTGTTTATGAGGTAGAGGGTCTGTCTTCTAATGGCAGCACTGAGAGACTCAATGTGCCAATTCGTAAAAGTGGTACGGTGTTCATCACTGTCCCCTATAGTCGGATGAATCAAGAGATGCGCCGAATTAATAATTTGGGTGGCAAAATCATCAGCATTAAGCCTGTTGGCGGTGATGCACCAGCACACGCTAGTGAACCTGCATCCCAACAGCAAGCAGATAATAACCATGAATCTATGACTCAAGCAAAACCTAAAAAAGTTAAACAAGACGTTCCAGTCAATATTTATCGCCCTAAAGATCCTTTTGTTGGTAAATGTACCGAAATTTACGATTTAGTAGAAGAAGGCGGTATAGGCACTTGTCGTCACATGACCTTTGATCTTAGCGGTGGAGATTTACACTATGTTGAAGGTCAAAGTATTGGTATTGTGCCTCCAGGTGAAGATAAAGACGGCAAACCTCACAAGTTAAGATTGTATTCCATCGCTTCTACTCGTCATGGGGATAATTTAGAAGACAGTACTGTATCCCTCTGTGTTAGAAAGTTGGAGTATAAAGACCCTGAAACTGGAGAACACGTTGAAGGTGTATGTTCTAGTTACCTATGTAATCTTCAACCAGGTGATGACGTAGCTATTACAGGCCCTGTTGGTAAAGAAATGCTTTTACCAGAGGATGAAGATGCTAACATTGTGATGATTGCTACAGGTACTGGTATTGCTCCTTTCCGCGCTTATTTATGGCGTATGTTCTTTGAAGGAGATAAAAATCCTGATTATAATTTCAAAGGTCTAGCTTGGTTGTTCTTTGGAATTCCTACAACTCCTAATATCCTCTATAAACAACAATTAGAAGAATTAGCCGAAAAATATCCTGATAATTTCCGCTTAGATTATGCTATAAGCCGTGAGCAACAAAATTCTGAAGGCGGTAAAATGTACATCCAGCATAAAATCGCCGAACAAGCTGATAAGCTTTGGGAATTGATGCAAAATCCTAAAACTCATACTTATATCTGTGGTCTAAAAGGTATGGAAGGCGGTATTGATGAAGCCTTAAGTGCAGCAGCAGCTAAACACGATGTTAATTGGGATGAATATCGTAAAACCATGAAGAAAGAACACCGTTGGCACGTTGAAACTTACTAA
- a CDS encoding putative GatB/Yqey: MDLKERIGEDIKTAMKAKDKIRLQTVRSIKKAILEKEVEVRPQGQDSLTPEQEIDLLSQQAKQRRDSIEQFKNAGRDDLAEKETQELAIIETYLPEQVSDSELEAIIDELIASVGATSAKDLGKVMGPAMKQLKGKADGKKIQALVKSKLA; this comes from the coding sequence ATGGATCTTAAAGAAAGAATTGGAGAAGATATAAAAACGGCAATGAAAGCCAAGGACAAAATTCGTCTTCAAACAGTACGCAGCATCAAAAAAGCAATCTTAGAAAAAGAAGTAGAAGTACGTCCCCAGGGTCAAGATAGTTTAACTCCAGAACAAGAGATAGACTTATTATCTCAACAGGCAAAACAACGCCGTGATTCTATTGAACAGTTTAAAAATGCTGGTAGAGATGATTTAGCCGAAAAGGAAACCCAAGAATTAGCGATCATTGAAACCTATCTACCCGAACAAGTTAGTGATAGTGAGTTGGAAGCGATTATTGATGAACTTATTGCAAGTGTTGGGGCGACTTCAGCTAAGGATTTGGGTAAAGTAATGGGCCCTGCGATGAAACAGCTTAAAGGTAAAGCGGATGGTAAAAAAATTCAGGCATTAGTGAAAAGTAAACTTGCCTAG
- a CDS encoding ATP-dependent DNA helicase RecQ: MSGFASLELALKHFFGYDAFRPGQKKIIEAALQNKDLLTIMPTGGGKSLCFQLPALLRNGITIVVSPLIALMQDQVEALWDNGINATFLNSSLEYEERRSRQIAILENKIKLLYVAPERLLNERFGLFLDLIDSQIGIAAIAVDEAHCVSEWGHDFRPEYSRLKILRQRYPKIALQALTATATKRVQQDIIQQLDLRSPDIHIASFDRPNIHYQVQQKDRNIYLKILRAIRAESGAGIVYCLSRRTVEEVATKLQHDGIKALPYHAGLSDQQRNSNQTSFLRDDIQVIVATIAFGMGINKPDVRFVFHYDLPRSLENFYQESGRAGRDGEPSKSILYFSSGDRQKIEYLIEQKSELTEQKIAQQQLHQVINYAQAHDCRRTIILRYFGQTHRGNCGRCDNCLNPKPTEDWTIEAQKFLSCVARCEEKFGINHIVDVLIGSRKQKIYQYGHHLLSTYGIGKGRTAEEWRMLGRSLVHQGLVAQTTDGYPVLKLNKRSWQVFRQQLPVKIPINKHQTKNTSTYNPRQAEAELLFDKLRILRKQIADYHSLPPYMIFADSSLKLMAQMRPQNLADFTNLSGVSKYKAQQYGNSFISAILEFTAQQQLPINLPSKSQLLTLQLHQQGLSITQIAIERELAVSTIANHLSELLEMNQPVALNKLITPKRQQIIIQAMEKIGDTCLKTIQDTLGDDYSEDEIKLVRGWWRNQKN, encoded by the coding sequence ATGTCAGGGTTTGCCTCTTTGGAGTTGGCTTTAAAACATTTTTTTGGTTATGATGCCTTTCGTCCTGGGCAAAAGAAAATTATTGAAGCAGCCTTACAAAATAAAGATTTACTGACAATTATGCCCACTGGTGGGGGAAAATCTTTATGTTTTCAATTACCAGCTTTATTGAGGAATGGTATAACTATTGTCGTCTCTCCTTTAATTGCTTTGATGCAGGATCAGGTGGAGGCATTGTGGGATAACGGGATTAACGCTACCTTTCTCAATAGTAGTTTGGAATATGAAGAAAGACGATCGCGCCAAATAGCTATTTTAGAAAATAAAATTAAACTGCTTTATGTTGCCCCCGAAAGGCTATTAAATGAAAGATTTGGCTTGTTTTTAGATCTGATCGACTCCCAAATAGGAATTGCAGCGATCGCCGTGGATGAAGCCCATTGTGTCTCGGAATGGGGGCATGATTTTCGCCCAGAATATAGTCGCTTAAAGATATTACGTCAACGTTACCCTAAAATTGCCCTACAAGCCCTAACAGCTACTGCCACTAAAAGAGTACAACAGGATATTATTCAACAGTTAGATTTGCGATCGCCTGATATTCATATTGCTAGTTTCGACCGTCCTAATATCCACTATCAAGTACAGCAAAAAGATCGTAATATATACCTTAAGATCCTACGGGCGATTCGTGCTGAATCTGGGGCAGGTATAGTGTATTGTCTCAGTCGTCGAACTGTAGAAGAAGTAGCCACAAAGTTACAACATGACGGGATCAAAGCCTTACCCTATCATGCAGGTTTAAGCGATCAACAACGCAACAGTAATCAAACCAGCTTTTTACGGGATGATATCCAGGTAATTGTCGCCACGATCGCTTTTGGTATGGGGATTAATAAACCTGATGTGCGTTTTGTCTTCCATTACGATCTACCCCGTAGTTTAGAGAATTTTTATCAAGAATCAGGTAGGGCAGGCAGAGACGGTGAACCATCCAAATCAATTTTATATTTTAGTTCAGGCGATCGCCAGAAAATTGAATATCTCATTGAACAAAAATCAGAGTTAACCGAACAAAAAATTGCTCAACAACAACTACATCAAGTAATTAACTATGCACAGGCGCATGATTGCCGTCGGACAATTATTCTGCGTTATTTCGGGCAAACCCATCGCGGTAATTGTGGTAGGTGCGATAACTGTCTTAATCCTAAACCCACAGAAGACTGGACAATTGAAGCCCAGAAATTTCTTTCCTGTGTTGCCCGTTGTGAAGAAAAATTTGGCATCAACCATATAGTGGATGTATTAATCGGTTCACGCAAACAAAAAATATATCAATATGGACATCATCTATTATCCACCTACGGCATAGGCAAAGGCAGAACAGCCGAAGAATGGCGAATGTTAGGGCGATCGCTAGTACATCAAGGATTAGTAGCACAAACAACCGATGGTTATCCTGTCTTAAAGTTAAATAAACGCAGTTGGCAAGTCTTTCGTCAGCAATTACCAGTCAAAATTCCGATTAATAAGCATCAAACTAAAAATACTTCCACCTATAACCCTCGCCAAGCAGAAGCAGAATTATTATTTGATAAACTCAGGATATTACGCAAACAAATCGCTGATTATCATTCCCTACCTCCCTACATGATTTTTGCCGACTCCAGCCTCAAATTAATGGCACAAATGCGTCCCCAAAACCTTGCTGATTTTACAAATCTTTCTGGAGTTAGTAAATATAAAGCCCAGCAATATGGCAATAGTTTTATCTCTGCAATACTAGAATTTACTGCCCAACAGCAACTACCAATTAATCTACCTTCAAAAAGTCAACTACTAACCCTACAACTCCATCAACAGGGTTTGAGTATAACGCAAATAGCCATAGAGAGAGAATTAGCAGTATCGACTATTGCTAATCATTTAAGTGAACTACTAGAAATGAATCAACCCGTTGCCCTCAATAAATTAATTACCCCAAAGCGACAACAAATAATTATTCAAGCTATGGAAAAAATAGGTGATACCTGCCTCAAAACTATTCAAGACACCTTGGGGGATGATTACAGCGAGGATGAGATTAAATTAGTCAGGGGTTGGTGGCGAAATCAAAAAAATTAG